A genomic region of Longimicrobiales bacterium contains the following coding sequences:
- a CDS encoding TolC family protein, protein MTRRPVLIAALFAITSQVSAQEVPSALSLGEAIKIARTTNPGFLQTRNDEALADWNVRQSYGQLMPTANASAGISWQGSGEQQFGSITLGDLGFGDLPSYYGSNYGINLGYSLSWASIVGPKQAKANRSATMGGIGIAESNLIAQVTSGYVEILRQEHGVRIAELQLESTQFNLRLAQGQLEVGQVTPIDVGQAEVLVGRSEVTLLQRRNAVTTSRMRLLQLLGLPVNQPFETTTTFVLAEPTYDLQALTAIALDANPTLVQRRYSTEAAAVGVSSAWSGYIPTLSIGTGWSGFTNQASSTDLQIAQAQATVAGSIQQCYFNNDLYSRLANPILPLDCGALAFTDAQANSIRAANKSFPFDFSASPPRASIGLSIPIFQGLSRQRNLAAARLQRDDLEQQVREQELAVQADIAIGLENLRTLYQSALLEERNRVLAEQQLSLARERYQLGAITFVELVEAQTLFAQADADGTVAVFMYHDSVTNLEALVGASLR, encoded by the coding sequence ATGACCCGCCGGCCCGTGCTGATCGCAGCCTTGTTCGCGATCACAAGCCAGGTCTCCGCCCAGGAGGTGCCCTCGGCCCTCTCGCTCGGGGAGGCCATCAAAATCGCCCGGACCACCAACCCCGGATTCCTCCAGACCCGTAACGATGAAGCACTGGCAGACTGGAACGTGCGCCAGTCATACGGACAGCTCATGCCTACCGCCAACGCCAGCGCGGGAATCAGCTGGCAGGGCTCCGGCGAGCAGCAGTTCGGGAGCATTACGCTCGGCGACCTCGGCTTCGGTGACCTGCCGTCCTACTACGGATCGAATTACGGAATCAACCTCGGTTATTCACTGAGCTGGGCAAGCATCGTCGGTCCGAAGCAAGCCAAGGCAAATCGATCGGCCACAATGGGTGGCATTGGTATCGCGGAGTCGAACCTTATCGCCCAGGTGACATCGGGCTACGTCGAGATTCTTCGTCAGGAGCACGGAGTCCGCATAGCGGAGCTGCAGCTTGAAAGCACCCAGTTCAATTTGCGGCTCGCACAGGGCCAACTCGAGGTAGGCCAGGTCACACCCATCGACGTCGGTCAGGCCGAGGTGCTCGTCGGAAGGTCGGAGGTAACGCTGCTCCAGAGACGGAACGCAGTAACGACCTCGCGCATGCGGCTCCTCCAGCTTCTGGGGCTCCCGGTCAACCAGCCCTTCGAAACCACGACCACCTTCGTGCTCGCCGAACCTACCTACGATCTGCAGGCACTCACTGCCATCGCACTGGATGCCAATCCGACGCTGGTGCAACGCCGGTATTCGACGGAAGCAGCCGCGGTAGGCGTGAGCTCAGCCTGGTCAGGCTACATCCCTACCCTCTCCATCGGTACCGGCTGGAGCGGATTCACGAATCAGGCGAGCAGCACCGACCTGCAAATCGCGCAGGCACAAGCCACCGTGGCTGGCTCGATCCAGCAGTGTTATTTTAACAACGATCTGTATTCCAGACTGGCGAACCCTATCCTGCCACTCGATTGCGGCGCACTGGCGTTCACCGACGCTCAGGCGAATTCGATCAGGGCCGCCAACAAGTCCTTCCCATTCGACTTCTCGGCTTCTCCGCCGCGTGCGTCGATCGGCCTCAGTATCCCGATCTTCCAAGGCCTGAGCCGCCAGCGGAATCTTGCAGCTGCTCGGCTGCAGCGCGACGACCTCGAGCAGCAGGTCCGGGAGCAGGAACTAGCCGTCCAAGCCGATATCGCGATCGGCCTCGAGAACCTCCGGACGCTTTATCAGAGTGCACTGCTCGAAGAGCGCAATCGAGTACTCGCAGAGCAGCAGCTCAGCCTCGCACGTGAACGTTATCAGCTGGGTGCCATCACATTCGTCGAGCTCGTAGAAGCTCAGACCCTTTTCGCACAGGCCGACGCCGATGGTACCGTGGCCGTCTTTATGTACCACGACTCGGTGACCAACCTCGAGGCGCTCGTCGGCGCTTCCCTCCGATAG
- a CDS encoding efflux RND transporter periplasmic adaptor subunit, which yields MQIRTKIIIGLVGGAVLGGAAFMSARQSNDRLEVRTEAIEARDLVEIVTASGNIRARRTVDISSDVSARVSELLIDEGDDVVAGQVLLRLEQDQYQAALSRTEAQLAQAEAQASQQQANLLRAERDRNRLLALRARDSILVSRQQLDDSATDVEIQQAMLSSAQYGVSQARAGVDESQDRLSKTVFIAPMAGKVTRLNVEEGETVIIGTMNNPGSLVLTISDLSVIEVVVKVDETDVPAIALMDSASIRIDAFPDREFAGRVTEIGNSAINPPSQAAAGQQAAIDFEVVLTLEASDAPLRPDLSATADVVVERRPNAVAVPIIALTVRDSEADEERAEDEPTDVEGVFLVADGAVSFQPVEVGIAGQDFFEVLSGLSAGDTVVAGPYQRIRQLRDGDLIQVNEDDAPDPGDEG from the coding sequence ATGCAGATTCGAACAAAAATCATAATCGGCCTGGTCGGCGGCGCTGTCCTCGGCGGCGCTGCATTCATGTCCGCCCGCCAGAGCAACGATCGCCTCGAGGTTCGCACCGAAGCGATCGAAGCACGCGACCTGGTCGAGATCGTCACCGCGAGTGGAAACATTCGAGCCCGACGCACTGTCGACATCAGCTCGGACGTATCTGCCCGCGTCTCAGAATTGCTCATTGATGAGGGCGACGACGTCGTCGCTGGGCAGGTGCTCCTCAGACTCGAACAGGATCAGTACCAAGCGGCCCTCTCGCGTACAGAGGCTCAGTTGGCGCAGGCCGAAGCTCAGGCGTCGCAACAGCAGGCGAATCTCCTTCGTGCCGAGCGTGACCGAAATCGCCTACTCGCCTTGCGAGCTAGGGACTCGATCCTCGTCAGCCGACAGCAGTTGGACGACTCTGCCACGGATGTCGAGATCCAGCAGGCCATGCTTTCCTCCGCTCAATACGGGGTTTCCCAAGCCCGCGCGGGTGTGGACGAATCCCAAGACCGGCTGTCAAAGACGGTATTCATCGCACCGATGGCCGGTAAGGTGACTCGTCTGAACGTCGAAGAAGGCGAGACCGTCATTATCGGAACAATGAACAACCCGGGGAGCCTGGTGCTCACGATCTCAGATCTCTCTGTGATCGAGGTCGTCGTGAAAGTCGATGAGACCGACGTACCGGCGATCGCGCTGATGGATAGCGCGTCGATTCGAATCGACGCCTTCCCGGACCGCGAGTTCGCTGGTCGAGTCACAGAAATCGGGAACTCTGCCATCAACCCACCAAGTCAGGCTGCTGCCGGCCAGCAGGCTGCGATCGACTTCGAGGTCGTGCTCACCCTGGAAGCAAGCGACGCCCCGCTCCGCCCGGACCTTTCGGCTACAGCTGACGTCGTGGTCGAAAGGCGTCCCAATGCCGTGGCTGTGCCGATTATCGCCCTCACCGTGCGGGACTCCGAAGCCGACGAGGAGCGCGCGGAGGACGAGCCTACCGATGTAGAGGGGGTCTTCCTCGTTGCCGACGGCGCGGTGTCCTTCCAGCCCGTAGAGGTCGGTATCGCGGGCCAAGACTTCTTCGAGGTCCTGTCGGGCCTCTCCGCCGGGGATACGGTTGTCGCGGGTCCATACCAGCGAATTCGTCAGCTTCGTGATGGAGATCTGATCCAGGTTAACGAAGACGACGCGCCCGACCCAGGCGACGAGGGCTAA
- a CDS encoding ABC transporter permease, with the protein MHFWEGVSLAFHQIRAEKLKSFFSLLGVIMGVMFLIIVVTVVEGLDRYVREDLTSQIFGVNTVTLSRSPSVNINTTREQRRERNRRPRLRFEDADAVREQLELPARVAVESRTGGSIVGDNGITASGVSITGASPAIFEIRDHTIEFGRAFTTQENAAGSAVLLIGSETADRVFEGQSAIGRNMRVRGFPYRVIGVLEERGSLFGQSLDNMVIAPARSPLRAITAPLGYVDDIIIQAIDPDQLRDIQMEVEGIMRVRRRLRPTQEPDFSLETADEAISFWDNISRMLFTALPMLVSISLVVGGIVIMNIMLVSVMERTREIGVRKALGAKRKDILAQVMIESATLSTVGASFGVLAGLGIAQVISALSPMPAAVSPKWIMLGLGLGLTVGIIAGVYPAAQASKLDPVDALRYE; encoded by the coding sequence ATGCACTTCTGGGAGGGAGTCTCCTTGGCGTTCCATCAGATTCGCGCTGAGAAGCTGAAGTCGTTCTTCAGCCTCCTCGGTGTGATCATGGGCGTCATGTTCCTGATTATCGTGGTGACGGTCGTCGAGGGACTGGACCGCTACGTGAGGGAAGACTTGACCTCCCAGATATTTGGTGTCAACACGGTTACGCTCAGCAGATCGCCGTCCGTGAACATCAATACGACCAGAGAGCAGCGACGGGAGCGCAACCGTCGTCCAAGGCTGCGGTTCGAAGACGCTGATGCGGTCCGCGAACAGCTCGAACTGCCCGCGCGTGTCGCGGTGGAGAGTCGGACCGGAGGCAGCATCGTCGGAGACAACGGGATCACCGCGAGCGGCGTCTCGATTACCGGAGCATCGCCAGCGATCTTCGAAATCCGCGATCACACGATTGAGTTCGGCCGGGCCTTCACGACTCAAGAGAATGCTGCAGGGAGTGCGGTGCTATTGATTGGCTCGGAGACGGCAGACCGTGTCTTCGAGGGGCAGAGCGCAATCGGGCGGAACATGCGTGTACGCGGTTTTCCCTACCGGGTGATCGGCGTTCTCGAGGAACGCGGGTCACTGTTCGGTCAGTCGCTCGACAACATGGTGATCGCCCCCGCTCGATCACCCCTCAGAGCGATTACGGCTCCACTTGGTTACGTGGACGACATCATCATCCAGGCGATCGACCCCGACCAACTCCGCGACATCCAGATGGAGGTCGAGGGGATCATGCGCGTACGCCGGCGACTTCGGCCGACACAGGAGCCGGATTTCTCACTTGAGACCGCTGACGAGGCAATCAGCTTCTGGGACAACATCTCCCGAATGCTCTTCACCGCCTTGCCCATGCTCGTGTCGATCTCACTCGTCGTTGGCGGGATCGTAATCATGAACATCATGCTCGTGTCGGTCATGGAACGCACACGAGAGATCGGCGTGCGAAAGGCCCTCGGAGCCAAGCGAAAGGACATCCTCGCCCAGGTCATGATCGAGTCGGCCACCCTTTCGACCGTAGGCGCCTCGTTCGGTGTCCTAGCTGGCCTTGGGATCGCCCAAGTGATTTCGGCGCTTTCCCCGATGCCCGCAGCGGTGTCACCGAAGTGGATCATGCTGGGCCTAGGCCTCGGTCTGACCGTCGGGATCATCGCCGGTGTATATCCGGCGGCACAGGCATCGAAGCTGGATCCCGTCGATGCCCTCCGCTACGAGTGA
- a CDS encoding ABC transporter permease: MSQMDDRDRKGVEVLYDGLVIATDAIRANRVRSILTVLGVAVGVSVVVAIGALMTGLRSSVMEAFEAAGPNNFVVARFDFTAITIDLGNNRPPWWGRPEVEPEEAARIAALPSVSEALYDLSGFQVDMQFENEEMEDVFSSGTDSGWSAYQAGDFTVGRDFTPAEVQQNRAVVVISAGLAEQLFGQRDPMGRRIRVSNPQRGVSQIPFTVIGVYEPEQNIFSTAFQNWAIFPWSAALRRLRQNKFQAQVQIVPEDSVAVDRVMDDVTALMRGLRGLGPRDENDFSLASSAQILDIFNQLTGVFFLVILLLASAGLLVGGVGVIGIMLISVTERTREIGVRKALGATRREILLQFLIEASCLTVFGAGVGLLIGWGMATIVSTFTPLPAVIPAWALGASLGMAAFTGMLFGLLPAYRASRLEPVVALRAE, translated from the coding sequence ATGAGCCAGATGGACGACCGCGACAGAAAAGGGGTCGAGGTACTTTACGATGGGCTCGTGATCGCAACGGATGCGATCCGAGCGAATCGAGTCCGATCGATTCTGACGGTCCTCGGCGTCGCAGTCGGAGTCTCCGTTGTTGTAGCCATTGGCGCGCTCATGACAGGGCTCCGCTCGAGCGTCATGGAGGCCTTCGAAGCGGCAGGGCCCAACAACTTCGTCGTTGCCCGTTTCGACTTCACCGCGATTACCATCGATCTAGGGAACAACCGGCCACCGTGGTGGGGCCGCCCAGAGGTCGAACCTGAGGAGGCCGCTCGTATCGCCGCCTTGCCCTCCGTCTCAGAGGCGCTCTACGACCTTTCGGGCTTCCAGGTAGACATGCAGTTCGAAAACGAGGAAATGGAGGACGTTTTTTCTTCAGGGACGGACTCCGGTTGGTCTGCCTACCAGGCTGGTGACTTCACGGTGGGTCGAGACTTTACACCCGCTGAGGTCCAGCAAAACAGGGCTGTGGTAGTTATATCAGCCGGCCTTGCGGAACAGCTATTCGGCCAACGCGACCCAATGGGGCGTCGGATTCGCGTGTCAAATCCGCAGCGCGGTGTGTCCCAGATTCCATTCACCGTGATCGGGGTCTACGAGCCCGAACAGAACATCTTCTCTACGGCGTTTCAGAACTGGGCGATTTTTCCGTGGAGTGCGGCACTGCGTCGCCTGAGGCAGAACAAGTTCCAGGCCCAGGTGCAGATCGTTCCCGAGGACTCTGTGGCGGTCGATCGTGTGATGGACGATGTCACCGCCCTGATGAGGGGACTTCGCGGCCTCGGGCCGAGAGATGAGAACGATTTCAGTCTGGCGTCGTCCGCTCAGATTCTCGACATATTCAATCAGCTTACGGGAGTGTTCTTTCTGGTCATTCTACTCCTCGCATCTGCCGGGCTCCTCGTCGGCGGGGTCGGAGTGATCGGGATCATGCTGATCTCCGTAACGGAGCGAACCCGAGAGATTGGAGTCCGAAAGGCCCTCGGGGCGACCCGGCGAGAGATTCTTTTGCAGTTCCTGATTGAGGCATCCTGTCTGACGGTATTCGGCGCCGGTGTAGGGCTTCTAATTGGCTGGGGGATGGCGACGATTGTGTCGACCTTCACCCCCCTTCCCGCGGTGATCCCTGCTTGGGCCCTTGGTGCCTCCTTGGGGATGGCCGCCTTCACCGGTATGCTGTTCGGACTTCTCCCTGCCTACCGTGCCAGCCGGCTCGAGCCCGTGGTGGCACTTCGCGCCGAGTAG